In a genomic window of Ralstonia nicotianae:
- a CDS encoding GspH/FimT family pseudopilin yields MQHRPAPHRAARVRRGFTLLELLVVVVIIGIVLGVVAVNATPNPRSQLADDAQKLARLIELAQEEAQLTARPVAWEGDAQGWRFLESTPGGWRVMTRDVLAPGHWRQPMDNVQIVAGAAAAPGAPQRLVFGREAIGLPWRVALSSRGARIDVVSDGGPRVLTEAP; encoded by the coding sequence ATGCAGCACCGCCCCGCTCCACATCGCGCAGCCCGCGTGCGCCGCGGCTTCACGTTGCTGGAACTGCTGGTGGTGGTGGTCATCATCGGCATCGTGCTGGGCGTGGTGGCGGTCAATGCCACGCCCAACCCGCGCTCGCAGCTGGCGGACGATGCGCAGAAGCTGGCACGCCTGATCGAGCTGGCCCAGGAAGAGGCGCAGCTCACCGCGCGCCCGGTGGCGTGGGAAGGCGACGCGCAGGGCTGGCGCTTTCTGGAGTCGACGCCCGGCGGCTGGCGCGTGATGACGCGCGACGTGCTGGCGCCCGGCCACTGGCGCCAGCCGATGGACAACGTGCAGATCGTGGCCGGTGCCGCCGCCGCGCCCGGTGCGCCGCAGCGCCTGGTGTTCGGCCGCGAGGCGATCGGGCTGCCGTGGCGCGTGGCGCTGTCGTCCCGGGGCGCGCGCATCGACGTGGTGTCCGACGGCGGCCCGCGCGTACTGACCGAGGCGCCATGA
- the gspG gene encoding type II secretion system major pseudopilin GspG: MMQGQLRTPVRQRAFARRAARGFTLIEIMVVVVILGILAALVVPKIMSRPDEARIIAAKQDIASISQALKLYRLDNGRYPTTEQGLAALVTKPTTEPVPNNWKGGGYLERLPKDPWGHPYQYLNPGVRGEVDIFSYGADGQPGGTANDADIGNWDN; the protein is encoded by the coding sequence ATGATGCAAGGCCAACTCCGCACCCCCGTCCGCCAACGCGCCTTCGCCCGTCGCGCGGCACGCGGCTTCACGCTGATCGAGATCATGGTGGTGGTGGTGATTCTCGGCATCCTGGCCGCGCTGGTGGTCCCGAAGATCATGAGCCGGCCCGATGAGGCGCGCATCATCGCGGCCAAGCAGGACATCGCTTCCATCTCGCAGGCGCTCAAGCTGTACCGGCTGGACAACGGCCGCTACCCGACCACCGAGCAGGGCCTTGCCGCGCTGGTCACCAAGCCGACCACCGAGCCGGTCCCGAACAACTGGAAGGGCGGCGGCTATCTGGAACGCCTGCCGAAAGACCCGTGGGGCCACCCGTACCAGTACCTGAACCCGGGCGTGCGCGGCGAAGTCGACATCTTCAGCTACGGCGCCGACGGCCAGCCCGGCGGCACCGCCAACGATGCCGACATCGGCAACTGGGACAATTGA
- a CDS encoding general secretion pathway protein GspC, with amino-acid sequence MTVQQSSRLLSLVLFAALCALLAHWVLTLSSLRSLSVPREARVAQTEALETGAAVTLFGGGPQSGPRDVQVAGVVADLVDGSGAAIVSIDGGPPQAIRAGKALSPSLKLVEIKARAVVIERNGVRQEIALPASAVAGVSPAARNAPQPLPPSGAAAPMATPAMPPPPPSAMVGNPANTAMPGAALPLTPAPPNINDAQNAPQLGITGPRHRGAAAARKGVGPDDGVDH; translated from the coding sequence ATGACCGTTCAACAGTCGTCCCGTCTGCTCAGCCTGGTGCTGTTCGCTGCCCTCTGTGCGCTGCTGGCCCACTGGGTGCTGACGCTGTCGTCGCTGCGCTCGCTGAGCGTGCCGCGCGAAGCGCGCGTGGCGCAGACCGAAGCGCTGGAAACCGGCGCTGCCGTCACGCTGTTCGGCGGCGGTCCGCAAAGCGGTCCGCGCGACGTGCAGGTCGCCGGCGTGGTGGCCGATCTGGTCGACGGCAGCGGCGCGGCCATCGTGTCGATCGACGGCGGCCCGCCGCAGGCCATCCGCGCGGGCAAGGCGCTGTCGCCCAGTCTGAAGCTGGTGGAGATCAAGGCCCGCGCGGTGGTGATCGAACGCAACGGCGTGCGCCAGGAGATCGCGCTGCCGGCCAGCGCCGTGGCCGGCGTCTCGCCTGCCGCGCGCAATGCGCCGCAGCCGCTGCCGCCGTCCGGCGCCGCCGCGCCGATGGCGACCCCCGCCATGCCGCCGCCCCCGCCCAGCGCCATGGTCGGCAATCCGGCCAACACCGCCATGCCGGGCGCCGCACTGCCGCTCACGCCGGCGCCGCCCAACATCAATGATGCCCAGAACGCGCCCCAGCTCGGCATCACCGGTCCGCGCCATCGTGGGGCCGCCGCTGCGCGCAAGGGCGTCGGCCCCGACGACGGCGTGGACCACTGA
- a CDS encoding EF-hand domain-containing protein, translating to MTNKRVVQTFLATSALFLAMSGMSARAQDASAPAAGAPAPSAAAPMHHHGSGFKKLDTNGDGMVSRDEAKGHRWLEDHFDEIDTNHDGQISKDELAAWHKTHAGEMRGKMQARLDAKFKAADKNGDGALTREEMQAGLPKLARHFDEIDANHDGKVTEDEIRAFMKARHDAHRAQHGTPAAAVTPGGPSATKGE from the coding sequence ATGACCAACAAGCGCGTTGTCCAAACCTTCCTCGCCACCTCGGCCCTCTTCCTGGCCATGTCGGGCATGAGCGCCCGCGCACAGGACGCCAGCGCACCGGCGGCCGGAGCCCCGGCCCCCTCGGCCGCCGCGCCGATGCACCATCACGGCAGCGGATTCAAAAAGCTGGACACCAACGGCGACGGCATGGTCTCGCGCGACGAGGCGAAGGGGCATCGCTGGCTGGAAGACCACTTCGACGAGATCGACACCAACCACGACGGCCAGATCAGCAAGGATGAGCTCGCTGCCTGGCACAAGACCCACGCGGGCGAGATGCGCGGCAAGATGCAGGCGCGCCTGGATGCCAAGTTCAAGGCCGCCGACAAGAACGGCGACGGCGCGCTGACCCGGGAAGAAATGCAGGCCGGCCTGCCCAAGCTCGCCAGGCATTTCGACGAGATCGACGCCAACCACGACGGCAAGGTCACCGAAGATGAGATCCGCGCATTCATGAAGGCCCGCCACGATGCCCACCGTGCACAGCACGGCACACCGGCCGCAGCGGTCACGCCGGGCGGCCCGTCGGCTACCAAGGGCGAATGA
- the hppD gene encoding 4-hydroxyphenylpyruvate dioxygenase, with the protein MSFPPWENPMGTAGFEFIEYAAPDPVAMGKLFEKMGFSAIAKHRHKNVTLYRQGGINFIINAEADSFAQRFARLHGPSICAIAFRVQDAALAYQRALELGAWGFDTHSGPMELNIPAIKGIGDSLIYLVDRWTGKNGAKDGDIGNISIYDVDFVPIPGANPNPIGHGLTYIDHLTHNVYRGRMKEWAEFYERFFNFREIRYFDIEGQVTGVKSKAMTSPCGNIRIPINEEGTEKAGQIQEYLDMYHGEGIQHIALGSTDLHRTVDALRGNGIKLLDTIDTYYELVDKRIPGHGENVAELKKRKILIDGAPSDLLLQIFSENQLGPIFFEFIQRKGNQGFGEGNFKALFESIELDQMRRGVLKADQPA; encoded by the coding sequence ATGTCATTCCCGCCTTGGGAAAACCCGATGGGCACCGCCGGCTTCGAGTTCATCGAATACGCCGCGCCGGACCCCGTCGCCATGGGCAAGCTGTTCGAGAAGATGGGCTTCAGCGCCATCGCGAAGCACCGCCACAAGAACGTGACGCTGTACCGCCAGGGCGGCATCAACTTCATCATCAACGCTGAAGCCGATTCGTTCGCGCAGCGCTTCGCGCGCCTTCACGGGCCGTCCATCTGCGCCATCGCCTTCCGCGTGCAGGACGCGGCCCTCGCCTACCAGCGCGCGCTGGAACTGGGCGCGTGGGGCTTCGACACCCACAGCGGCCCGATGGAGCTGAACATCCCGGCGATCAAGGGCATCGGCGATTCGCTGATCTACCTGGTGGACCGCTGGACCGGCAAGAACGGCGCCAAAGACGGCGACATCGGCAACATCAGTATCTACGACGTCGACTTCGTGCCCATTCCCGGCGCCAACCCGAACCCCATCGGGCACGGCCTGACCTACATCGACCACCTGACGCACAACGTCTACCGTGGTCGCATGAAGGAGTGGGCCGAGTTCTACGAACGCTTCTTCAACTTCCGCGAGATCCGCTATTTCGATATCGAGGGCCAGGTCACCGGCGTGAAGAGCAAGGCCATGACGAGCCCGTGCGGCAACATCCGCATTCCCATCAACGAGGAAGGGACGGAGAAGGCCGGCCAGATCCAGGAATACCTGGACATGTACCACGGCGAGGGCATCCAGCACATCGCGCTGGGCTCGACCGACCTGCACCGGACGGTGGACGCGCTGCGCGGCAACGGCATCAAGCTGCTGGACACCATCGACACGTACTACGAGCTGGTCGACAAGCGGATCCCCGGCCATGGCGAGAACGTGGCGGAGCTGAAGAAGCGCAAGATCCTGATCGACGGCGCGCCGAGCGACCTGCTGCTGCAGATCTTCTCGGAAAACCAGCTGGGCCCGATCTTCTTCGAGTTCATCCAGCGCAAGGGCAACCAGGGCTTCGGCGAGGGCAACTTCAAGGCGCTGTTCGAGTCGATCGAGCTCGACCAGATGCGCCGCGGCGTGCTGAAGGCGGATCAGCCGGCCTAA
- a CDS encoding Lrp/AsnC family transcriptional regulator, translating to MSKVELDKIDRKILEVLQSNGRLTNLEVAERVNLSPSPCLRRIRRLEESGVIRQYAALLDPGKIGLGLSAYINVRLEKQGGAPKGKAPSDIFRAAVATWPEVVTCYAMTGEMDYLLKVFVEDMDHFARFIRDQLLAHPAVIDVKSSFALERIKDTTALPVVV from the coding sequence ATGAGCAAGGTGGAACTGGACAAGATCGACCGCAAGATTCTGGAGGTCCTCCAGAGCAATGGCCGTCTCACCAACCTGGAGGTCGCCGAGCGGGTGAATCTGTCGCCCAGCCCCTGCCTGCGCCGCATCCGCCGCCTGGAGGAAAGCGGCGTGATCCGCCAGTACGCTGCGCTGCTCGACCCGGGCAAGATCGGCCTGGGCCTGTCGGCCTACATCAACGTGCGGCTGGAGAAGCAGGGCGGCGCGCCCAAGGGCAAGGCGCCCTCCGACATTTTCCGCGCCGCCGTCGCCACCTGGCCCGAGGTCGTCACCTGCTACGCCATGACCGGCGAGATGGACTACCTGCTCAAGGTGTTCGTCGAAGACATGGACCACTTCGCCCGCTTCATCCGCGACCAGCTGCTGGCGCATCCGGCGGTGATCGACGTCAAGAGCAGTTTCGCGCTGGAGCGGATCAAGGATACGACCGCGTTGCCGGTCGTGGTTTGA
- a CDS encoding S8 family peptidase gives MAQSEVLPSKPAGSAAPKVDGIPSGLSPKARAEHNAAKLDGALIRLRRNTAPRATAAPNSILESSAVVARSGNCVDVDVMTQGDAQQAVAQLERLGFQTAAVYRNVISGCLPLAKIDEAAAIQQIQRISKVSRSTRSGVVQGQGDYAQLSRSLRQAVKGLGIELTGKGITVGLISDSFNCNSQLNQDARYVAQNGRQDTMEDDIARGELPGNGRIRIVKELRDCTDGTDEGRAMAEIIHDVAPGADIVFYSGSAGMADLAQGIETLALPKNKSNAQGVAGGGAQVIVDDLQYSYEPAFQSGIVGAAIDNVVKNHGIAYFTAGGNDGVGASPVSYINNNARFADQPIDPNGTGTPGRPLNFDPSGASQVFSLPVRATRQIVGFYRFSLQLYWDQPFDNSTSSLQVCLADKNGKPFNVMLDGEPYPSCTDASVIGQQAIAWGTLLGTEPEATLQVFLVDGTAPRRVRLQTSRIVIGQFGTADAALFGHVLSPNAIATGAANYLATPMCDPSLKTAQLERFSSHGGGLMLFDNDGRALPRPVLDGKPDLVGPDGASSVFFGIQAKDGDRGFGVYNLNCRYYPAYPYQFYGTSAAAPHIAGVAALMRQAVPKATPEQIYSALRKTAVDMDAPGHDNATGAGFVQPERALRELIWQALNQYRFANPPGR, from the coding sequence ATGGCCCAGTCCGAGGTCCTGCCGTCGAAGCCGGCCGGCTCGGCGGCGCCGAAGGTCGACGGCATCCCGTCGGGCCTGTCGCCGAAGGCGCGGGCGGAGCACAACGCCGCCAAGCTCGACGGCGCGTTGATTCGCCTGCGGCGCAATACCGCGCCGCGCGCGACGGCCGCTCCCAACAGCATTCTCGAGAGTTCGGCGGTGGTGGCCCGCTCCGGCAACTGCGTCGACGTCGACGTCATGACGCAGGGCGATGCCCAGCAGGCTGTCGCCCAGCTGGAGCGGCTGGGATTCCAGACGGCCGCGGTGTATCGGAACGTCATCAGCGGTTGCCTGCCCCTCGCGAAGATCGACGAGGCCGCGGCCATTCAGCAGATCCAGCGCATCAGCAAGGTGAGCCGGTCCACGCGCTCCGGCGTGGTCCAGGGCCAGGGCGACTACGCCCAGCTGAGCCGCTCGCTGCGGCAAGCGGTGAAGGGCCTGGGCATCGAGCTGACCGGCAAGGGCATTACCGTCGGCCTGATCTCGGATTCGTTCAACTGCAATAGCCAGCTCAACCAGGATGCACGCTACGTTGCACAGAACGGCCGCCAGGACACCATGGAGGACGATATCGCACGCGGTGAGCTGCCGGGCAACGGCCGCATCCGGATCGTGAAGGAGCTGCGCGATTGCACCGACGGCACGGACGAAGGCCGTGCCATGGCCGAGATCATCCACGACGTGGCGCCGGGCGCGGACATCGTCTTCTATTCCGGGAGCGCGGGGATGGCCGATCTCGCGCAAGGCATCGAGACGCTGGCCTTGCCGAAGAACAAGAGCAACGCCCAAGGCGTTGCCGGCGGCGGCGCGCAGGTCATCGTTGACGACCTCCAATATTCCTATGAACCCGCTTTCCAGTCCGGGATTGTCGGCGCGGCGATCGACAACGTGGTCAAGAACCACGGGATCGCGTACTTCACCGCCGGCGGCAACGATGGCGTAGGAGCGTCCCCTGTCTCGTACATCAACAACAACGCGCGCTTTGCCGACCAGCCGATCGATCCGAACGGCACCGGCACGCCCGGCCGTCCGCTGAACTTCGACCCCTCGGGCGCCAGCCAGGTGTTCTCCCTCCCGGTGCGGGCGACGCGCCAGATCGTCGGCTTCTACCGGTTCAGCCTCCAGCTTTACTGGGACCAGCCGTTCGACAACAGCACCAGCTCGCTCCAGGTGTGCCTGGCCGACAAGAACGGCAAGCCGTTCAACGTCATGCTCGACGGCGAGCCATACCCCAGCTGCACCGATGCCTCGGTGATCGGCCAGCAGGCCATTGCATGGGGGACGCTGCTGGGAACCGAGCCGGAAGCCACCCTCCAGGTCTTCCTGGTGGATGGCACGGCGCCGCGGCGTGTCCGTCTGCAGACCAGCCGGATCGTCATCGGCCAGTTCGGCACAGCGGATGCGGCCCTGTTCGGCCATGTCCTTTCGCCCAATGCGATCGCGACCGGCGCAGCCAATTACCTCGCGACGCCGATGTGCGATCCGTCGCTCAAGACCGCGCAGCTGGAGCGCTTCTCGTCGCATGGCGGCGGCCTGATGCTGTTCGACAATGACGGCCGCGCGCTGCCGCGCCCCGTTCTCGACGGCAAGCCGGACCTGGTCGGGCCGGACGGTGCGAGCTCGGTGTTTTTCGGCATCCAGGCCAAGGATGGCGACCGTGGCTTCGGCGTCTACAACCTGAACTGCCGCTACTACCCTGCCTATCCGTATCAGTTCTACGGCACTTCGGCCGCGGCGCCGCACATCGCCGGCGTGGCGGCATTGATGCGCCAGGCGGTACCCAAGGCTACGCCGGAGCAGATCTACAGCGCCCTGCGCAAGACGGCCGTGGATATGGATGCGCCCGGCCATGACAACGCCACCGGCGCCGGCTTCGTCCAGCCCGAGCGCGCGCTGCGCGAACTGATCTGGCAGGCGCTGAACCAGTATCGCTTCG